The Deltaproteobacteria bacterium genomic sequence CACTTGATTGCCGCAAGAGTCAGGTCCGGATCGATCCGGTACGGCTCGGCGGCGCTCCGCCCGAGGATGCCGTTGCGGATCGTCCTCCGCGGGTCGGTTGCGAGCTGGGTCGGATCGTCGACGTCGCCGTCGAGGCCCCACGGCAGGTTGTACGTGGCCCTGGCCTCGTCCGACATCTGGAAGGCCCGCAGAGCCTCGATCAGCCCCTGCGGCGATCCACCCCAGAGGGCGTCGGTGCCCCACACCACTCGCTTCGGCCCGACGTAGTAGATCAGCTTGCCCAGGAGCCAGCTCCCGCGCGTGGGATTGCCAACGACCGAACCCCACACCGAGCCGAGCTCGGCGTAGACGTTGGGAACGTTGGCGTGCGCCGCGTCGGACGGCGCCTCGCCCGCCGCAAGCGGCGTCCCGGGGCTGCCGCCGGGAGCGAAGTGTCGGGCCGACCAGCCGTTCTCGCGCAGCGCGGTGATGAAGTTGTCGACGCCGCGGCTCGTGGACGGCGCCGCGGTCTCGCCGGGGTAGGGCCCGTTGGCGCTCGTCCCCTGGTTCAGGGGTCCGCCGAGGCCGACGCCGTCGCCGTCGTAGCCCGAGTGGTAGATGATGAAGATCACGCCGGTGTTGCTCCCGAGATCCCAGAACATCGGCGCCACCACACCGACGTCGCGGGTGGCCGCCTTCTCCTGATCGAAGCTGGGCAACGCGAAGCCCTTGTGGGCGCAGAGGAGCGGCGGCATTCCGTACGTGTCCGAGAGATCCTTCACGTGCTGGATGAACTTGAGACCGAATGAGTCATCGAGCCACCAGCCGCTCGTGTTCGGAGCGTCACCCCAGGGCGTGTAGATCTTCCAGGCGCGGAGGTAGCCGTCGTTCTGGCCGTACTGGGCGGCGGCGGCGGTCATCAGATCCATCTCCTCCTGGAAGAAGACCGGATCCTGGCCGGCGGCGGTGAGCACCTGTTCGCTGTTGTCTCCAGCCGAACCCCGATTCGGCATCACGAACTTGTGGCAGTACGTGCGGCGCGTGCCGCCGGCGAGCGTGCGCACGATCTCGGCGGTGTTGATCGATTCGGAAAGCGGCAGCGGCTGGCCGTCCGGCTTCCAGGGAACGGCGGACAGGATGGTCACGTTGGTCGCGCTGTCGAGCATGAGCTCCTTCAGGTAATGGAAGCGGCTGAGACACTCGTTGCGGTCGAGCTCTCCGCAGCTCGCCTGGCTCCACGCGACGTAGAAGAACGCCGCTTCGCCGGTGTTCTCCGTGTACCACTCGGCGCTCGGCATCACGTGGTGGGTCTGGAGGTCCATGATGAATTCGCCGGCCAGGTTGTTGAGCTGGGAGCCGGGATACGCGAGATCGAAGTAGGTGGGCTCCCCGCGCGTTCCGATCGGGGCGTTCAGCCCGCAGCTGTCCTGGGCCCAGGCGTAGTACCCTCCCCTCGTCCCCATCACCTTGTTGATCGCCGCCAGGCAGATCGCATAAGCCGCGCCCGTCTGAAGAAACCTCCGCCGCGACATCCCCACCTTGCGGGCGGTCGCGTCACATTCCTCCCGGGCGACCTTCATGATCGCCTTCTGCTCCGGCGTCGGCTCGAGTGGGATGAACTCCTCATTCGAGACCGGGAGCACGTCGATCGGCAAGCGATCGGTCAGCGACTCCTCCATCAGAGCCTTCAACCGCTTCGGCATTGTGTCCTCCCCTCCGGCCGGCCCGCCCGACGACGAACGCCTCAGCCACCGCCCAGAGTTCGTCTCGGTCCCGCCGGCAGTTTCGTTGACGACGTCCCCGCGAGATGGAACGTGACCGGGCCGACACTCAAGTGGGAGTGACCTGCGAGCTCATGATCGTGGTGTCGTCGCACGTCGCACGCGGAGGGTGATTGTAGAGATCGCAGCTGGTTACCCGACGAGCCGCTGGCGTTGCGTTTCGTAGAGCTCCTGGGCGGAGGTGTCGCCCGTGTCCATGAACGACAGCAGGACGGCCGTCGGCTGGAAGTTGACCCTCGGCTGATCGGCGGGCTTCCCGGCGAAGATCCGGTTGCAGGCCCGATCGTAGGCGCCCCCCCCGCGGCTCTTCCCCCGGAGGGGTCGACAAGTGGAGCAGCTTCGCACCGGGGCAGGAGGCGTTGTCGTTGGCGACAACCGTCAGACATGACCCCTCCTTCCCGTTTGCGGTGCGCGGTCCTGCCACTCCGCTCCTCGCTGGAAGAAGCTGACTGTGATCGGAACTTGATTGGGTGCGAGGCTGTCCATACTGCGGCGACCCGCAACCGCAATACCGTCACCCCTATGGTGAAATTCACCTCCAACTAGTGTTGTGGCCCCCTCCAGGCTTCGTGATTTGCCCACCCTGGCCGGGGACCTCGGCGTTCTCGCCGGCTTCTCTTGACGCCACCGGGTCGCAGGACGGGCCCTCTCCGCCGCGAGGGGTGCGACAACTCTCGCCGCGTGCCGTCCACACGGGCCTTCGACGCCGCTCGCGACGATGTGAGGGCGGCCCGCCGAGCCGTTACCGGTGCACATCCGCAGTGCGCCCGCGCGCCTGATGAAGGATCTCGGTTACGGGCGCGGGTAGCACTGATACTTCAGCCCAAGGCCCAGATTCTCGAAGCCACTCCTGAGGGACGCGTGATCCACGCTCAGCAGTTCGAGACCACCGCTCACGGAGACTTCGAGGTTCGACGTGATGCGCTTCTTCAGCTCGGCCCCGATCTCCGTGATCGTCGACCGCCGTTCGCCGCCCCCGGCCGGTTTCCGAATGTGGAGCAGCGAGGGCATTGACAGCTCGTCCTCCACGAACGGCTCCGCGATCACCAGTTGATCCGAGAACAGTCGCTGACCGATGACCTCCTGGCCAAATGCCCTGGGTAATCCGACGCCTGAAACGATGAGATACATGAGCAGGTGAAGAATGGCGCGCGCACCTGGGCACAGAGGGCCGGCCGGCGACATCAGGCACGGCGCGCTGGTACGGGTGAGCAGCCTCGCGGAGCGCGGAGCACGGCGGCCGTTATACTACGGCCCTCGGCAGCCGCCTGCTGGAACCACGTCGGCTGGGGGCTACGTTCGCGCGGTCAGTCGTCAGGACCCGCCGCCGGACCGGCGTCCACGAACTTCTCCGCGGCGGCCGGCGCGGCGATCATCCCCGTCTGCCGCGCGTAGGCGAAGAGCCCGCCCGCGGCGATCACCGGTCCCGCGTCGCCGAGGGGTCTCAGCGCGTGCACGGCCCCCGTCGCCACGTTCGTCAGCGTGTTGGCCTCGAGGTCGAGGATCGCCTCCTCGTTCGTGCGAAAGGCGTCCACGAGGCGCGCGGGGGTCTCGCAGGGATAGAGTTCGCCGGTGGCGACGCAGTTCCGGAAGAAGATGCGGGCGAACGACTCGGCCACCACCGCCTTCGTCCCCGCCGCCCCGAGCGCGATGGGCGCGTGCTCCCGCGACGACCCGCAGCCGAAATTCTTCCCCGCCACGATGATCGTGTACGGCGTCGTCATCCCTTCGGGCGGCACGAACGGCGGCTGGTCCGGCGTCCGCGCCAGCCCGGCGAGCGCATAGCTCCCGAGCTTGCAGTACTCCTCGGGGATGGTGGGCACGAGGTTCAGGTATTCGGCCGGGATGATCTGGTCGGTGTCGATGTTGTCGCCCAGCACGTAGACGCGGCCCCGGATCGTCATTGCAGGAGCTCCCGCGGGTCGGTGATGTGGCCCGTCACGGCGGAGGCCGCAACGGTGTAGGGCGAGGCGAGGTAGACCTGTCCCTCCTTGGCGCCCATGCGGCCGGGGAAGTTGCGGTTGGTGGTGGAGATGCAGACCTCGGGGCCGTTGATGCGCCCGAAGGTGTCGCGCGGGCCGCCGAGGCAGGCGGCGCACGAGGCGTCGATCGAGATCTGACAACCGGCGTCGCGGAAGATGTCGAGCAACGGGCGGCCGTCGACGGTGTGCGTACGGAGGCCGGTCGAGACCTCGGTGGTCGACGGCACGAGGAAGGTGTCCACCGCCACCCGGCGCCCCTTGAGCACCCGGGCCGCATTGATGAAGTCGGTGATCTTGCCGCCGGTGCACGAGCCGATGTAGGCGCGCGTCAGCCGCACGTCCTTGAGCTCGCGCGCGAGCGCGCGGTTGTCGGGCGAGTGCGGCTTGGCGACCACGGGCTCGAGCCGCCCGGCGTCGTAACGGCGCTCGAAGCAGAAGGTGGCGCCCGGGTCGTTCGTCACCTCGGTGAACGGCCTCTTCGTGCGCGCGCCGACGTAGGCGCGCGTCGTCTGGTCGGCCGCGATGATGCCGTTCTTGCCGCCCGCCTCGATCACCATGTTGGCGAGCGTCATCCGCTCCTCCATCGACAGGCGCATGACGGCGTCTCCCGCGAATTCCATCGCCCGATACGTTGCCCCGTCGACACCGACGTCGCCGATGATCTGGAGGATCAGGTCCTTGGCGAGGATGTACGGCGGCACCTCGCCCTCGAAGACGAAGTGCATCGTCGGCGGCACCTTGAGCAGGAGCTTGCCGGTCCCCATGACGAAGGCGGCGTCGGTGTTGCCGATGCCGGTGGCGAACTCGTTGAAGGCGCCGGCCGTGCAGGTGTGGGAGTCGGTCCCGAAGAGCACCTCGCCGGGGCGGGTGTGGCCCTCCTCGGCGAGCGCGATGTGGCAGACGCCCTTGTAGCGCGGCGTGCCGACGTCGTAGAGGTGCGGGAGGCCCTGCTCGCCGGCGAACTCGCGCAGGATGTCCACGTTGCGGTGGGCCTTGTCGTCCTTGGTGAAGATATAGTGGTCCGGGATGAGGACCACGCGGTCGCGGTCCCAGACGCGTGCCGCTTTGCCGAACTCGCGCCGGAAGATGCCGATCGTGCCTGGCCCGCAGACGTCGTGGGTCATGAGGACGTCGGCCGCCACCCAGACGTTGTCGCCGGGCTCGACCGTCCGCTTCCCGGCCGCGCGCGCCAGGATCTTCTCGGTCATGGTCATACTCATGGCCCGACCTCCGCCGTCTGGATCTGCTGGCGGTGGAGGCGCCGGTAAGCGAGCCGGTTGAGCGCGTTCAGGTAGGCGAGCGCGCTCGCCTGGATGATGTCGGTGTGGCTCCCCTGTCCGAGCACGGTGATGCCGGCCTCCGAGACCAGGCACGACACCTCGCCCTGCGCGTCGGTGCCGCCGGTGATCGCCTTGACGGCATAGCGCTCGAGCTGCGGGTGCTGCCCGGTGAGGTCGCCGATCACCTTGTAGCAGGCGTCGACCATGCCGTCGCCGGTGCCCGATCCCATCACCTCCTCGCCGTCGATCTTGAGCTTCACGGTGGCATGCGGCACGGCCATGCTCGAGGAGGTGACGTTCAGGTAGGTGAGGACGTAACGCTCGCTCGCGCCGCCGCGCACCGACTGCTGCGCCACGAGCGCGATCAGGTCCTCGTCGTAGACGCTCTTCTTGGCGTCCGCCAGCGCCTTGAAGCGGTCGAACGCGACGTTCATGTCGACGTCTGTCGTGTCGAGGCCGAGCTCGCGCAGCCGCGCGACGAAGGCGTGCCGCCCCGAGTGCTTGCCGAGGACCAGGCGGTTCGAGTCGAGGCCGACCGACTCGGGCCGCATGATCTCGTAGTTGAGGCGGTTCTTGAGCACGCCGTCCTGGTGGATGCCGGCCTCGTGCGCGAACGCGTTGTCGCCGACGATCGGCTTGTTCACCGGCACGGTGAGGCCGGTGATCTGCGCGAGCAGCCGGCTGGTCGGGTAGATCTGCTCGGTCACGATGCCGGTGTCGACGCCGAAGCGGTCGCCGCGGGTCTTGATCGCCATGACGACCTCTTCCATGGCGGTGTTGCCGGCCCGCTCGCCGATGCCGTTGACCGTGCACTCGATCTGTCGCGCGCCGTTCTGCACGGCGGCCAGCGAGTTGGCGACCGCCATCCCGAGGTCGTTGTGGCAGTGGGCGCTCCAGATGACGCGGTCCGCCCCCTTGACCCGCTCGCGGAGCAGCCGGAAGAGCGCGCCGTACTCCTCGGGGAGCGCGTAGCCCGTCGTGTCGGGGACGTTGATCGTCCGCGCCCCGGCCTCGATCACGGCGGAGAAGACCTCGATCAGGTACTCGGGGTCGCTGCGCGAGGCGTCCTCGGCGGAGAACTCGACGTAGTCGAGGTGCTTCTTGGCGCGCGTGACCGCCCACACCGCGGCGTCGAGCACGTCCTTCCGGCTCATCATGAGCTTGTGCTTCAGGTGAATGTCGGAGGTGGCGATGAAGATGTGGATGCCGGGCCGCTTGGCGCGCTCGACGGCGCGGAGGGCGCGGTCGACGTCCTGCTCCCGGGTGCGCGCCAGCGAGAGGACGATGGGCCGCGAGACGGCCTCCGCGACGCGGCGCACCGCCTCGAAGTCGCCCTCGGACGACGCCGCGAACCCGGCCTCGATCACGTCGACGCCGAGGTGCTCGAGCTGGCGGGCGATCGCCAGCTTCTCCTCCACGTTCATGGTCGCGCCGGGCGACTGCTCGCCGTCGCGCAGCGTCGTGTCGAAGATCTGAACCCGGTCCATCGTCTTCTCCTTTCGTCCGACGGACCCCCCGCCTCGTGGCCCAGAAACAAAAAAGCCACGAGCGGAAGGTCCGCCCGTGGCATCTCGCCGAGCTTGGGTTCTCGAGTCCCTACGCTCGGGCGAGAGCCGCGGGCGGGCTGCTAAGCAGCAGGCCCAGGGCCAGTCCGAGCAGGAGTAGGGACAGCGCGTTCACTGAGTGAAGGCGTTACCCGCGTGGCGCCGGCTTGTCAAGCACAATCGATTCGGAGGCGGCGGCGCGCCCCCCCAGCCCGGCGCCGACGACGATCACCTTCTTCGGTGCCGTCGCCGGCGCCGGGGGTCCGCCGCCCCGGCCCGCCGGGTGATCCGGCAGGCAGATGGTCGACGGTCGCCCAAGGCGCCTCCGCGCGAGGCAGTCCGGCCGGCCGGATGGGGCGCAGGACCATCCAGTGTTGACTAGCTCTTCCCCCGGGCCGCGAAAAGGCAGCTTCGCCGGGGATTTTTACCCTACGGGGCGTGGACCAGGAGGCTGCCGACGAGACCGTGCATCGTGGACACGCTGCGGCGCAGCTTCAGCCGCTCGATGTAATGGCCGACCGTGCGTGGGCTCAGGCCCGTCGCCTCGGCGATCTCCTTGTGGGTCTTGTCGGCAATGAGCAGCCGCGCGATCGCCCGCTCCTTCCCGGCGAGGCCCAGGAGTGGAGGCGCCGCTGCGCGGGGGCGAGCGAGCTGCACCGCGACGCTCGCCACGTGGGCGAGCAGCTTGAGCACGATCTCCTGGTCGCCGGTGCACTGCCAGCACCCCTTCTTCGCCGCCGCGAGCGTGCCGATCGGTCCCTCTGGCCCACGCAGCGGCACGATGCACAGGCCCCGCACGTCATTGCGGCGCGAGAAGGCGGCGCGCGGGTTGTCACGCAGCCGCCGCACGTCCCCGCAGCGCAGCGTCCGACCAGAGGTAATGACGGTGCCGCTGAGGCTCGCCGCCACCGGCAGCCGGGTCCCATGGATGGCACCCGGCGCCCCGTACACGCTCACCACCTCGAGCTCCTGCCGGTCTTCGCGCAGCAGGTTGATCGCCACCATCCGCA encodes the following:
- a CDS encoding GAF domain-containing protein; amino-acid sequence: MRSPSTTGGVGRLNVGAARRAARSKVVVPLGAREPRAQPPRAAELALVTFLHRLLEEATAHTGLERLLASIVQGAAHLCGVRMVAINLLREDRQELEVVSVYGAPGAIHGTRLPVAASLSGTVITSGRTLRCGDVRRLRDNPRAAFSRRNDVRGLCIVPLRGPEGPIGTLAAAKKGCWQCTGDQEIVLKLLAHVASVAVQLARPRAAAPPLLGLAGKERAIARLLIADKTHKEIAEATGLSPRTVGHYIERLKLRRSVSTMHGLVGSLLVHAP
- a CDS encoding 3-isopropylmalate dehydratase gives rise to the protein MTIRGRVYVLGDNIDTDQIIPAEYLNLVPTIPEEYCKLGSYALAGLARTPDQPPFVPPEGMTTPYTIIVAGKNFGCGSSREHAPIALGAAGTKAVVAESFARIFFRNCVATGELYPCETPARLVDAFRTNEEAILDLEANTLTNVATGAVHALRPLGDAGPVIAAGGLFAYARQTGMIAAPAAAEKFVDAGPAAGPDD
- a CDS encoding homoaconitate hydratase family protein, producing the protein MSMTMTEKILARAAGKRTVEPGDNVWVAADVLMTHDVCGPGTIGIFRREFGKAARVWDRDRVVLIPDHYIFTKDDKAHRNVDILREFAGEQGLPHLYDVGTPRYKGVCHIALAEEGHTRPGEVLFGTDSHTCTAGAFNEFATGIGNTDAAFVMGTGKLLLKVPPTMHFVFEGEVPPYILAKDLILQIIGDVGVDGATYRAMEFAGDAVMRLSMEERMTLANMVIEAGGKNGIIAADQTTRAYVGARTKRPFTEVTNDPGATFCFERRYDAGRLEPVVAKPHSPDNRALARELKDVRLTRAYIGSCTGGKITDFINAARVLKGRRVAVDTFLVPSTTEVSTGLRTHTVDGRPLLDIFRDAGCQISIDASCAACLGGPRDTFGRINGPEVCISTTNRNFPGRMGAKEGQVYLASPYTVAASAVTGHITDPRELLQ
- a CDS encoding 2-isopropylmalate synthase; this translates as MDRVQIFDTTLRDGEQSPGATMNVEEKLAIARQLEHLGVDVIEAGFAASSEGDFEAVRRVAEAVSRPIVLSLARTREQDVDRALRAVERAKRPGIHIFIATSDIHLKHKLMMSRKDVLDAAVWAVTRAKKHLDYVEFSAEDASRSDPEYLIEVFSAVIEAGARTINVPDTTGYALPEEYGALFRLLRERVKGADRVIWSAHCHNDLGMAVANSLAAVQNGARQIECTVNGIGERAGNTAMEEVVMAIKTRGDRFGVDTGIVTEQIYPTSRLLAQITGLTVPVNKPIVGDNAFAHEAGIHQDGVLKNRLNYEIMRPESVGLDSNRLVLGKHSGRHAFVARLRELGLDTTDVDMNVAFDRFKALADAKKSVYDEDLIALVAQQSVRGGASERYVLTYLNVTSSSMAVPHATVKLKIDGEEVMGSGTGDGMVDACYKVIGDLTGQHPQLERYAVKAITGGTDAQGEVSCLVSEAGITVLGQGSHTDIIQASALAYLNALNRLAYRRLHRQQIQTAEVGP